The Tamandua tetradactyla isolate mTamTet1 chromosome 13, mTamTet1.pri, whole genome shotgun sequence genome segment gagaagggataattggagatgaagggatacagactgtacaacgggactggatataaaaactcagaaatggacagcacaatactacccaattgtaatgcaattatgttaaaacactgaatgaagctgcatgtgaggtataggttttttgtttttgtttttttttgtttttttttctttctattattgttttaattcttattctgttgtctttttatttctttttctaaattgatgcaaatgtactaagaaatgatgaatatgcaactatgtgatgttattaagaattactgattgtacatgtagattggaatgatttctaattgttttgttaattctttttttaattaataaaaaaaaaaaaaatctgtactgtaGGTATGTTTCCAGATGCTAGTGCATTGCTGCCAGCAAACTTCAGGTGCTACGGCATCACTCAGGGTGTTTGCACCTCTGACAATGAGTAGAGCAGGGGCTTGCAGTTGAACGTAGGTTCACATCCATGCTAGCTCTAGAAATTGTGGCAAACCTGCCTTATCCTCAGTTATTTCATGTGTTAAACAAGAGTAATGCTGGAATCATGGGGTGGTCCTAGAACTAGGAGGGAGAGGACATAACTTGGGGGTGCAGTGAGGAAGGCTTTGCAAATCAGAAACAGACTCCCAATAGATTCCCTACCTAAGAGGTCAGATCAGGCAGAGTCTGAAGCCCGTGAAGGCAAGAGTCCAGCAGAGGCACTTCCACATTAGACCTGGGTAACCTGCAGAGCTGGGCTGTAGCTTACAAAGGACTTAGGGTGGGAGTGATGCAGAAGAGCTCCCGCCCTCACTCCATCACAGACACCTTTAAAGGGCCAGAGAGGAGCCGACAGCTGGGAATGGTCATTACCAAGGAGAGGTAGGCCCATGAGAAGGCAGCCCCTCAGAATCCACTGGGGATTTGCCCTGAAATACATCCCCCCTGATTCCTTGTCTAAACAACTCCCACCTAGGGGCCACCTCTCCTGGTCTGCCTGGGACTGTCTTGGTTTCAGCCCCGGAAGTCCCAAGTCCAGGGGCTCGTCCTACCTGGGCAAACGGGTCAGAGGGCCACTCCAGCTCCACTGTCCACCATGATGAAAACCCTTGGCCAGGGCCGTGCACCCTGGTGCCTGAGGGCTGCTGCACTCCAAGGCtgtgctggggaggggaggggcttgTTGGAGAAGAGGATGGAAGGGGGGAGAGCTGGACCCATGTGCCACATCTCcctggcccctgttttcttttttcatgttgggCAGCATCAGCAACAACTGGATGGAAGTTTATAATTTTGTGGAGGACCTAGTAAATAAGTTCAAGAAGTACGGCTTCCCCATGATGCGGGCTTCTCAGTGCTGTGGGGTACCTGTCCTCTGCCTGGCAGAGTGCACAGCCTTTTTAGACTTGGGGGTCCTGCAAGTCCCTCGGATGGGTTTCCTGAGCCCAGGGCACTGATGAGGAGTGGAGAACGGATCCCACTGAACAGTCCATTGTGGTCACTGAGGGGTGGAGCACCTGGGGGTTGGGAGGAGCTTGTTAAAGACTGGGCAGAGCAATGAAGAAGAGGGACGTCTCTGACCCACTCCCCAAAGGGAGAATAATTAGTTtgaggtgggaggagggggaggaaaggaggaaggaagctaTGAAATATATCACAGTAGAAGGGAAATATGCTGCGGCCTGAGGGACAAGAGGGCAGGTCTTGATGTCACTGTAAGAGGTGACATAGGTATGGGTGCGTGCATGTATTTTGGGGTGTTGGGGTTTATGGATGGAGCAGATTGTCATCCCGGTACCCTCTCTTGAGTTAAAGCTCTTGAAATCCTTCACTAAAGGTGTGGGCATTACCTGGTTGGGATCGAGTCCCAAATGGAAGAGATGGGGGTGGGCAGGAGGTATTTGGCCTGTTCCCTGGCCTGGCTGTTTGCTGGTGTCATTTCCATCTGTGTGAATTACTTCTCACGAGTGGGTGCTTCGTCCCCAGCCCGAAGCTGCGGATGTCGTTTATTTTATATTCAACCGACGGTTTCACTCTCATGCCGCTCACACCAGACAGGTAAGTGCCATCGTAACTTTTCAAGGCAGATCTGGAGGCCTGTGCAGAAGCAGGGGAATGGGGCTTGCAGAGCTGCTGATCCATGAAAGGTTTCAGGGCACTCAGGGACACAAGGGCCTGGAGCCCAATCCAGACTGGGGACACCCAAAAGAGAGGGGAGAACACCTCAGCTGGAGGGGGCGCCTGGGTTCTGGATGCGGAGAGCGCTTCAGCACCTTGGAGAGAAAGCTCGGGCAGCAGGGGAGGCTGTGGGCGTCCTCCAGGGAGAAGGGGTGCAGTAAAGCAGGAATGTGGACAGCCTGCCAGGCATCTGGCTCCCAGAAAAGCTAGAATGCGCTGAGGTTCTGGGGCTGGGAGAAAGCCAGATGGGGTGCACGTGGGCGTCACTTGGGTTTGGGAGAGAGGACCCAAGTGGGTTTGAGGTGGGAAAAGGTCCATGGGAAGGACGCTGGCAGGGGGTAGAGAGGGAGGAGACAGGAGAGGGCATGGGTGTCAGGAGGAGGATCTGGCCTGTGACATGGGGAGGCTACTGCTTCTTCCCAGGCAGGGAAGCTtcagggagcagggctgggaggcTGGCAGTGACCTCCTTGGTCTCCTTGGGCAGTGGagttgttgggggggggggggcacgacaggaatgaggggtgggggacaggggagtGGAAAAGATGCAGTGTACATGGAAGGATGCAGCGCCATGGCACTCTGAGTCCTCTGGCAGCCAGCCCAAGGAGGGCCCATGGGATTTCCATCAGAGCTGGGCTCAACCTAGGATTGGTTATTCCCAAATGTGTCCCACTGCCCAGGAGCTGAGGAGGGAGGCACAGAGGGGCAGGAGTGGGACCTGCCTGGCGGGGTCCTCCAAAGGGGACCCATGGAGCCTgagaggagaggcaggagggcCCCCTGCATGGTCCGTTGAGAACCCatggcctgggctgggctggggtggtgCATTCCGAGGTGATGCTGATGGGCTGCAGTTGGCTGAGGACCAGGGTCCTCAAAGCAGGCTGCCCTGCAGGCAGGAGGCCAGAGTGCAGAGGGGCTGCGAAGCTGTCAGGGGAGGGGGAAAACCAGGAAGAGGGTTTCTCAGGATGAAAGTGTCTTCACAAGGAGAAGGCTTGTCCACAGAGGCGGGGGTTTGCAGACCTGTCTGCAGGGCAGCCCCCTACAGGGATCTGGATCCAAGGCCCCCTCACCTCCTCAACTGGGCCTGAGCCCCTGAGCACTCACCCCACTGCAGCAGACCCTCTGCCCCTAGCCTGAGGCCAGCCTTGCTGGGCCAGCTCCACCACGTCATGTCAGATTAGCCTGACTGCAATTCCCCCCGGTCCCCAGCACCAGCCCTGCCTGCCCCGACCTGTGCATCTGCTCTAATGGCACCTGACAGGGTTGCACAGACACCTTGTGGGGCTGACTCCTCCCAGCATCTGGCCTTTTTCTCTGAGGAGCACAGGAACCCAAGGGGCCCTGGCACTTTGAATAGGAACAGCCTCTCCTTCCTTTAGTGTTGACTCAAGGGGAAGCAGCCAGTGGGAATGAGCCCTCCCCAGGAGTCTGTGGCCGTGGGGGGGAGGACAGCAGACAAGCAGGGGGCACTTTCCCAAACCACCCCCATGGGAGGGGCGGGTGCTGCCCTGAGGACCCTGAGGACTTTGGTGGAAACTGATCCACCCTGAGTCCTGACTTACAGCTCCCCATGCTGGGAACGTTCCCCACTTGGACTGTGGACATCAGAGGCCGGGCCCTGGGTAGGTCCCTGGGGGCTGGAGGCTGGGAGCCATGGGACATGAATGGGCCCCCAGCAAACCAGTCCCGGCCCATGGGAACAGCAGAGCCGCCCCCCACGGTGCTGACCTGCCCGGGGGTCAGACGCCCCACATCCTTGCTCATCCATGCAGCACGATTGGTTAGCAGCACCCTCCAACTCAACCCCCtcttctctattttgtttcaGAAAAGAAATCGAACGTGGCCTTAAAGACCTTCAGGCTATCATACCTGAGGGATCTACATTCATGCAGGAAGGGTTTAAAAAGGTACACACTGCTAGAGCTTGGAGAATGTTTCCAGACTGATAAAATTCTTAGAGTATTGCTTGGATCATCTAAGCCGCCTTCTCCCAATGTTTCTTCATTTCGTTGCAGGCAAATGAGcagattgaaaaagagatcagggaAGGTAAGCCACCTGTGGACTGCGGTGTTCTCAGGTGTAGAGGGCAAAGCCAGGCTGGGGCATCGGCGAGCTCTGGGTTCCAGTCTCACCACAGCCACATTCTAGCTGAGTTGGAGAAAATTCCTTCACCTCATGGAGCcacagattcctcatctgtacagTGAGAATAAGGAAACGCTGCATCTAGTGATTTATGAAAGCAGAATGAGATCTGCCTGTAGTTCTTGGTCTTGATAAGTTCAAGACGCTTCCACGTGAGGCCGTGTCCCTCTGGCGACTGCAGCTCGACTGCATGAAAAGCGAAGGAAGCAGCCAAGGGCACCTTGAGCAGACTTAGGTTTCTGTTTACAGATTTTCACCCTTTCCTGAGCACATTCTCCTCTGAGCTatacttttagcttttggctCCTTGTCCTTTTACCCTGTGACTTCATCCCTGACCGTGTGAGAAGCTATCCTCAGAATAAGACAGACTTCCACTTAGGCTTAGGGATTCAACCTTTGTAAGGGGAGTTGCACCAGCATTTGCTGAGGCCTTAATCTGGGCATGTGGTCCTTTCTCAATTGGCCAGGTGTCTTGAGCCCCAGGACACTGGTGGGAGCCCCCCCAGGTCCTGCCTGGCCCTAATGTCCCCTTGCCATGAGCCCTGCAGCACAGCTTCCACAGGAGAGTCTGGCTGCTGCTCTGGCGTCTTATACCTGTCACATGTATGGACTCGGTGTCCTGTCCTGGCACAGGCTGTACCATCTGTTGATGGGGAGGATGTGGGCAGCCAGCGAGGAGGGGCCCTAAAGAGGCTTAGTCTTCTTGTCTGCAATGTGGGCCTAGGCTGAGGGTCTTCTCACTCCGGGGTCTGCTGCAAAGCCTGCAGTTGGATGTGGTGCTTGTGTCTTCCAGGGAGCTGCCCACGCCTTGCCCATGAACACTTGGTGTCAGGGCACTGGGCCATGTACTGGCCTGGGCATCTCCATGGCCCTGGAAGCCTGTGGCTACCTGATGCACCCCTGGTGCCTTTCTCAATGCAGCCAATCCTCACTTGTCCCACAGGTAAGAAGGTTTCCAGCATGATTATTGCTTTTACGGATGGAACGCTAGAGCCAAAACCATATGAAGAAACCAAGTTTGAAGTAAGTTCAGTCCATGGTTATGTGTGTTTTCCTGCACACGTTTTGGTGCATTATActtaatttcttctctctcttagGCTCAAAAGGTTCAGTCGATGGGGGCCACTGTTTATGGCGTGGGCGTAAAAGATTACGAACAGTCACAGGTAAGTCAGAACAGGTAACCCAGGGACCACCCTTGGGCCTGGGGAAGGTATCAGAGGCTGCTTTCCCAGGGGTTCCCGGGATGATATTGCAGCCCACATTATTTGGAGCCACCCATGCCCACTGCAGAGCGTGGTAACAGGGGCTTGGCCAAATGAAGGTGCAGGAGTTTGCTGCCCCTTAAGGGGGTTCTGCTGGCAGACAGAAGGATCTAGTCTTCGAGTGTGGCACTCCCTGGGCCCCGGACATGGTAGCCAGAGACTGTCTCCTGTGTGAGCCCCTTCAGTCCCCTGGCTGTGAGTCCAAGCCACCTCCTCTCCCTTGTAGCTGGAAGGATTTGCAGACAGCAAGGACCACGCTTTTGGAGTGACTGGGGGATTCAATGCCCTGACAAGCATCACTGACAGGGTGAGTGGGTGCTGGATatgggagggaggggtgagaAGCTGCAAGGAAGGAGGGGCTTCTGAAATATGTCTCCATTGTtcactccccctgccccccctgCCCTACTCTATATTCCAGCTTGCAGAAAGGAGCTGCATTGAATTGAAATCTGTGGACCCTATCACTGCTTGTGTGGGAGGTAAGAGCTGAGGATTCACCTGGGCTCCCTGTCCCCACACCTTATAGCAGCTTCGTGGCATTTTGCCTCCATCACATGTGGCCAGTGTCAGAGCCTCCCCCAGGGGACCCAGCAGCTTGTCTTCTCAAGTCTGCACCTGTCAGGTTTGGGACCCGCCCACGGCATGTGTGCTGAGTGCCTGCTGGAGGGGCTTGAGGTGGATTCTGAGCATTCTCTGTCCTGTCTGAGACTGGTTTTGTCCTGCCCTGTGCAGCCCTGTGCAGCCCTGTGGTCCTGGTAGCCTGTGACGAGCCAGGAACTTCTGAGGCTCATTCTTGGTGTCATTCCCCAATCCAGCCACTCCCGGTTGTCAAGAACTTTTAGTTTCAACTTTATTGTAGACTTCTAGCCAATATTTGGCttccttttataatttatattaaccgaaactctcttttttttcatatattgttttccaggtatctttcaattcttttgtccatgttttcctatagctccttgatcatttttaaacatCTATCTAGTATGTTCATCGTCTAGTCTTCTTTGGTGGtgctttctgatattttattttatttctttagatgaGCCGTTGTATCTTGTTTCCTTGTAtgccttgtaatcttttgtaaattttaatgttttaatttgttaccTCTGGAATTTAGTCTCTGAACTGTCCCTTaggttttttctatttattttatttcaagttttttcttttggttttttttttttttttgcctgggcaggcactgggaactgaacccaggtcttggTATGGCAACTGAGAATTCTGactgtggcctgccccccttAAGTTTTTATAGTGCTAGTGATGTGCCTaagatttccttgaatgtcagaagctaacaaaaacaaagaaatgcagaATACACCTTTCATACCCTTGCAGATTGGCTCTGTGTTGGTCGGTGTTGCCCTCTTAAACATGAACCTAAAGAATAGCCCAGGAAGAATGCACAGGGTCCTCTCCAGACTTTTCTTAGCGTATGTATTCTCCTGGGTGAAtgcttgtggccttaggaatACCTCCATTTATAAGGATCTGAactctccctcttttctctctgaaataGTCTTTCCAGTCCTGGGAGCAAGAATTTGTTCCTTGAAGgtggtaatcctttgccccaggctgctgACATTTGATTCTTTCCTACACAAGCTGCTTCTGCATGCAAGGCAAATTCTGGGACAGTGAGCCAGAGAGTTGTGTCCTGATTCAGTCCTTCCTGCTGCCACCACCTGATATGTTGGCCTGTGCATGTGTGCACCCCGGTATGCACATAGGGGTGACTGTGTGACAGAGAACTACCCTAAGAGCACAGGCCTGAGCCAGGAAAGGGGTAGGGAGGGATTAGCAAGGGGGCCAGCACCTTTTCTGACTGTTCTTAAGTTGCTCTTTCCTTGATTTGATGCACTCCCATCTACTGCAACTGCTAACAGTTGTTTTCTTGAGTTCTGAAGAAGATGGCTTTGCCCATTCTTGCTAGTTGTTCAGAGAGCCTATGGGGAAGCAGAACTCTAGGGTATCTCCTCTTGCTCCATCGGAAAGCCACTCACTCTCTCTTAGTCTCAGTTTCCCTCTACGATAAATTGGGATACTGATGCCTAGCTCACAGAGTTGGTGGGAGGTTTGGGggaaactgttttttaaaagatcagtGCATGGGAGATGCTCAGCAAGTAGGAAATGTTCTTTTGGATGAACGTGTAAGTACAGCCCTTGGTTGGGTAGAGGTTTGCCGATTCGGGGTTCctcttggctttttgtttgtgGCAAAGGGACTCGCCTCATCTAGAGCCTGATTTGTCTGCAAGCAAGGAGCTAAGCTTTCCCTTCTCTGGTTCCATCCAGTTACATCATGCTTTGTTAAATTTCAGTTCTGCCTTGCAAAATACTTTGTTTTGCAATAAGTACTCTGAAGATGTAAATGGGAAATGACTCTTCCAGGAGATAGAGGGGCATCCTTTTCAGTTTGGGTTGGGTCAGCTGGTCAAAAAGCAtcctgtgtggggtgggggggggggacaagtTTAATGATCCCGCCAAGGCAAAAACTGAGCCTGCATCCAGCTGTGGGGTGGGGCAGAAGGGGCCCTTGAGGGAGGCTGAGAACGGAGGAGGCTGAGATCCCACCAGAAAGCCCCATCCAGAAGAAGCTTTG includes the following:
- the LOC143654605 gene encoding anthrax toxin receptor 1-like: MGSCAPPAPFWLLLLLLPLQLPGTEGRPQGLLGRGQSGLKEAEKETCNSIFDLYFILDIPKLRMSFILYSTDGFTLMPLTPDRKEIERGLKDLQAIIPEGSTFMQEGFKKANEQIEKEIREGKKVSSMIIAFTDGTLEPKPYEETKFEVSSVHGYVCFPAHVLVHYT